In one Shinella zoogloeoides genomic region, the following are encoded:
- a CDS encoding DUF721 domain-containing protein, whose protein sequence is MNNKAEKQRRGIVQISEVANALIDPVLAKRAGINTMLLGSWDEIAGSQFAECTRPERIAWPRRAAEMAGEGGGYQPGVLTIACEGARALFLSHQQGEIIQRINGFFGFPAINQVRIVQKPVSAGPPRRAKPRPLTGEAARHLDDLVVGIEGEALKAALMRLGTAVIGRRR, encoded by the coding sequence GTGAACAACAAGGCCGAAAAGCAGCGGCGCGGCATCGTCCAGATTAGTGAAGTGGCCAATGCCCTCATCGATCCGGTGCTGGCAAAACGCGCCGGCATCAACACGATGCTGCTCGGCTCGTGGGACGAGATCGCCGGCTCGCAGTTTGCCGAATGCACCCGGCCCGAACGCATCGCCTGGCCGCGCCGCGCCGCGGAAATGGCAGGCGAGGGCGGCGGCTACCAGCCCGGCGTGCTGACCATCGCCTGCGAGGGCGCGCGCGCGCTCTTTCTCAGCCACCAGCAGGGCGAGATCATCCAGCGCATCAACGGCTTCTTCGGCTTCCCGGCGATCAACCAGGTGCGGATCGTGCAGAAGCCGGTTTCGGCCGGCCCGCCCCGGCGTGCCAAGCCGCGCCCGCTGACCGGCGAGGCCGCGCGCCATCTCGACGACCTCGTGGTCGGCATCGAGGGCGAGGCGCTGAAGGCGGCCCTCATGCGGCTCGGCACGGCGGTGATCGGCCGCCGGC